A section of the Phaseolus vulgaris cultivar G19833 chromosome 8, P. vulgaris v2.0, whole genome shotgun sequence genome encodes:
- the LOC137826163 gene encoding uncharacterized protein has translation MAHFSSGESSKPCSPQKAALYEDLKNAKQSNAHYLEVIRKMEARLQSLELNREEMHQNREQRTPPPSRHSSRHSHGYYEDNPRPRHHHHEERRQHVAGPCSPNVKLPSFSGDSDPNVYLGWEAKVDQIFDVNGVRDEHRVKLASLEFLDYAMQWWHQYLMDIDLHKRPPVVSWNDLKACLRARFVPPHFRKDLMLKLQRFHQGTLSVDDYFKQLDTLLIRVNMGESEEAKIARFVSGLRRDIQDVVELQEYSSLENVVHLASKIENQLARKNAFKNSSKDNYYHSSWKNKNSFSNIPSKDSTFKPRESKPSTSNARPKSPQKSSSKKCFKCLSYGHIASNCPTKRTMYMHDGVDSSEHGSESSRHSSPSRSPSESESESPHEGDLLVIRRILGQVLKPFDETQRENIFIQGVLLVIEYAL, from the coding sequence atggctcatttctctagtggagagtcctccaaaccgtgctcaccacaaaaggcagccctttatgaggacttaaagaatgccaagcaatccaatgctcactatcttgaggtgataaggaagatggaagcacggctccaaagtttggagttaaaccgagaggaaatgcatcaaaaccgtgagcaaagaactcctcctcctagtcggcattcttcaaggcactcccatggttattatgaagacaatccaaggccaagacatcatcaccatgaagagaggcgccaacatgtggctggcccttgttctccaaatgtaaaacttcctagttttagtggtgatagtgatcccaatgtatacttaggatgggaggctaaggtggaccaaatttttgatgtaaatggggttagggatgagcatagggttaagttagcttctttagaatttttggactatgccatgcaatggtggcatcaatacctcatggacattgacctacacaagaggccgcccgtggtctcttggaacgatttgaaagcatgtttacgcgctagattcgtacccccacactttaggaaagaccttatgttgaaactccaacggtttcatcaaggcacgctaagtgtggatgattactttaaacaactagacacgcttttaattcgagttaatatgggtgagagtgaggaggctaagatagctaggtttgtgagtggacttcgaagggatattcaagacgtggtagagttacaagaatattcttctttggaaaatgtggtgcaccttgctagcaaaattgaaaatcaacttgcaaggaaaaatgctttcaaaaattcttctaaagataactactaccactcttcttggaaaaataaaaactctttttcaaacatcccttctaaggactctactttcaaacctagagagtctaagccttccacttccaatgctaggcctaaatcaccacaaaaatcgtctagtaagaagtgttttaaatgtttaagctatggacatattgcttctaattgccctactaaacgaactatgtatatgcatgatggggtagatagtagtgagcatgggtccgaatcttctagacattcctcaccttctagatccccaagtgagagtgaaagtgaaagcccacatgagggtgacctattagtaataagacgcatacttggacaagttttaaaaccttttgatgaaactcaaagagaaaatattttcattcaaggtgtcttattagtgatagagtatgctctttga